Proteins encoded in a region of the Streptomyces sp. NBC_01471 genome:
- a CDS encoding UDP-N-acetylglucosamine 1-carboxyvinyltransferase, with protein sequence MSLATTRVNGVDAVIVRPGRPLAGTVSVDGSKNAALPLLAAAAVLGRSVQLSGIPSSADVQLMLGLLQLSGYRVDRPVTAPGDVIVRPGSGGAEVPELADAARIRASYYLVAPLLAACGEARLPWPGGCQVGDRGMNLHFKVYEAFGDAVRCDDTGYRVTAGTGHDTVRLTLPFRSRGTSIAAILRAVAGGSRLELGNPNLAPETIAVLAALRAAGWDAHASEEKIALTPPPGIPAGTVSFRVPGDKIEAGTLACAIAATGGEGRIEGVHGPDLKPFVELLDWLGIPATLTPDALTVHRPGETSGRPLRAIASLEPDGLDADFEPPLMALALTLPGLHLFGDDINPGRHGNLLPQLARLGAEIEEITSTLCRLKGAQRLTGAPATATDIRTGSALLIAALNARGTTTVSGLDQLRRGHADLPAKLRHLGADITEAP encoded by the coding sequence ATGTCGCTCGCCACCACCCGCGTGAACGGCGTCGACGCCGTGATCGTCCGCCCGGGCCGCCCGCTGGCCGGCACCGTCTCCGTGGACGGCTCGAAGAACGCGGCCCTGCCGCTGCTGGCCGCCGCCGCGGTGCTGGGCCGCTCCGTACAACTGTCCGGCATCCCCTCCAGTGCGGACGTCCAGCTCATGCTCGGCCTGCTGCAGCTCTCCGGCTACCGCGTCGACCGTCCCGTCACCGCCCCAGGTGACGTGATCGTGCGGCCCGGATCCGGCGGCGCCGAGGTGCCCGAGTTAGCTGATGCCGCGCGGATCAGGGCCTCCTACTATCTGGTGGCGCCGCTACTGGCCGCGTGCGGGGAGGCCCGCCTGCCCTGGCCGGGCGGCTGCCAGGTCGGCGATCGCGGCATGAACCTCCACTTCAAGGTCTACGAAGCGTTCGGCGACGCCGTGCGGTGCGACGACACCGGATACCGCGTGACGGCTGGGACCGGGCACGACACGGTCCGCCTCACGCTGCCGTTCCGCTCACGCGGCACCAGCATCGCCGCGATTCTCCGCGCGGTCGCTGGGGGCAGCCGCCTGGAGCTGGGCAACCCGAACCTCGCTCCGGAGACCATTGCCGTGCTCGCCGCACTGCGCGCCGCCGGGTGGGATGCCCACGCGAGCGAGGAGAAGATTGCGCTGACGCCGCCGCCCGGCATCCCCGCGGGCACCGTCTCCTTCAGGGTGCCCGGCGACAAGATCGAGGCGGGCACCCTGGCCTGCGCGATCGCGGCGACCGGCGGCGAGGGCCGCATCGAGGGCGTCCATGGACCCGACCTGAAGCCCTTCGTTGAACTGCTGGACTGGCTCGGCATCCCCGCCACCCTCACCCCCGACGCCCTCACCGTCCACCGGCCCGGCGAGACCAGCGGCCGGCCGCTGCGGGCGATCGCCTCCCTGGAGCCGGACGGCCTGGACGCCGACTTCGAGCCGCCGCTGATGGCCCTGGCCCTCACGCTGCCCGGCCTGCACCTGTTCGGCGACGACATCAACCCCGGCCGCCACGGCAACCTGCTGCCTCAACTCGCCCGCCTCGGCGCCGAGATCGAGGAGATCACCAGCACGCTGTGCCGCCTCAAGGGAGCACAGCGGCTCACCGGCGCCCCGGCGACGGCGACCGACATCCGTACCGGATCGGCCCTGCTGATCGCCGCGCTGAACGCCCGCGGCACCACCACCGTGTCCGGCCTGGACCAGCTGCGACGCGGACATGCCGACCTGCCCGCCAAGCTCCGCCACCTCGGCGCCGACATCACCGAGGCACCGTGA
- a CDS encoding glycosyltransferase family 4 protein: MSPLASPPPGLLTATVLDLPAGSPGGSVELFLDLYTSEAPLIPARAFMLTPTAAPPRLPTGLELLPVAGKCLEGPGFGRYVAALRQALVAAIDASRIDVLHLQHLAFGATPALIRALPHHPRIALVHGTDLLFAEAHRDQLQILRESARAADTIVVPTGAMADHLLRLAPQLDRRKITHIPWGIPDQLLATPPPRPPRTSASHLRLLYAGRLTAEKGAETLIKALAPIQGVELSIAAPRAQFHALAPLLQRAGVRARYLGWLRRPQLWKTFTEHDVLVMPSTTLEAMGLVALEAQACGLPVLYQPVPGLNEALAASGLATDFTHPAALARDLDRLRTTPGLLSSLRQAGYANAARYPLSVTAADLAELGRQLTLNPPSPAPQGHR; encoded by the coding sequence GTGAGCCCCCTCGCGAGCCCCCCGCCCGGGCTGCTCACTGCCACGGTTCTCGACCTGCCCGCCGGCAGCCCCGGCGGCAGCGTCGAACTCTTCCTCGACCTCTACACCAGCGAGGCACCCCTCATCCCCGCGCGGGCCTTCATGCTCACCCCCACCGCAGCGCCGCCCCGGCTGCCTACCGGGCTGGAGCTGCTGCCCGTCGCCGGGAAGTGCCTCGAGGGACCCGGCTTCGGCCGGTACGTTGCCGCCCTGCGCCAGGCCCTCGTTGCCGCGATCGACGCCTCCCGCATCGACGTCCTGCACCTGCAGCACCTCGCCTTCGGCGCCACCCCCGCCCTGATCAGAGCCCTGCCCCATCACCCTCGCATCGCCCTGGTCCACGGCACCGACCTCCTGTTCGCCGAGGCCCACCGCGACCAGCTCCAGATCCTGCGCGAGAGCGCGCGGGCCGCCGACACGATCGTCGTCCCCACCGGCGCGATGGCCGACCACCTCTTGCGCCTCGCCCCGCAGCTGGACCGCCGAAAGATCACCCACATCCCCTGGGGCATCCCCGACCAGCTGCTCGCCACCCCGCCCCCGCGGCCACCGCGCACGTCGGCGAGCCATCTGCGACTGCTGTACGCAGGCCGCCTCACCGCCGAGAAGGGCGCCGAGACCCTGATCAAGGCCCTTGCCCCCATCCAGGGCGTGGAACTGTCCATCGCCGCTCCCCGAGCCCAGTTCCACGCCCTCGCGCCCCTGCTGCAGCGAGCCGGGGTACGCGCCCGCTACCTCGGCTGGCTCCGCCGCCCCCAGCTGTGGAAGACGTTCACCGAGCACGACGTCCTCGTCATGCCCTCCACCACCCTGGAGGCCATGGGCCTGGTCGCCCTCGAAGCCCAAGCCTGCGGCCTCCCGGTCCTCTACCAGCCGGTTCCCGGCCTGAACGAAGCCCTCGCCGCATCGGGCCTGGCCACCGACTTCACCCACCCCGCGGCCCTGGCCCGCGACCTCGACCGGCTGCGGACCACCCCCGGCCTGCTGTCGAGCCTGCGGCAGGCGGGGTACGCGAACGCCGCCAGATACCCCCTCTCAGTGACTGCGGCGGACCTCGCCGAACTCGGCCGCCAGCTCACCTTGAACCCGCCCTCACCGGCCCCACAAGGACACCGCTAG
- a CDS encoding deoxycytidine triphosphate deaminase, protein MILTGPAIAAAVAAGDITIDPFDPDRLSPNAYDWRLGHTLRICGGDLDAATPTDFTERALTADGFVLIPGVLYLGVTLERTGSERFAQMLNGDRTTGSMGIWVHVSAPLGHQGHAIRWTLEIRAARPVRIYPGMTFGKLVFLTAFGAADSYQHQRAKYAATDGIDISRLYEEIRGGSL, encoded by the coding sequence GTGATCCTCACCGGCCCCGCGATCGCCGCGGCCGTCGCCGCGGGCGACATCACGATAGACCCCTTCGACCCGGACCGTCTCTCCCCGAACGCCTACGACTGGCGGCTCGGCCACACCCTGCGCATCTGCGGCGGCGACCTGGACGCCGCCACCCCCACCGACTTCACCGAACGCGCCCTGACCGCCGACGGGTTCGTGCTGATACCCGGTGTCCTGTATCTCGGCGTCACCCTGGAGAGGACCGGCTCGGAACGGTTCGCACAAATGCTAAACGGCGACCGCACCACCGGCTCGATGGGCATCTGGGTGCACGTATCGGCGCCACTCGGCCACCAGGGCCACGCGATTCGCTGGACCCTGGAGATCCGCGCCGCCCGGCCAGTGCGGATCTATCCCGGCATGACCTTCGGAAAGCTCGTCTTCCTCACCGCCTTCGGCGCCGCCGACAGCTACCAGCACCAGAGGGCGAAGTACGCGGCCACGGACGGCATCGACATCTCCCGCCTCTACGAGGAGATCCGCGGAGGCAGTCTGTGA
- a CDS encoding LysR family transcriptional regulator, which yields MAEPSYPRGEPRASPPSPAELLDRTWLHEQYVEQNRSFKDIGKEPGVTAATVSRWAKHHNIPRQNNRHLSRPDLDVETIPALLRPVLGNNYQLRRLHTFLQVAGFGSQSEACAARGLPTQSVTNHLLRLEEEIGGPLLVRPTKNRPMEPTELGHKVLAAALPLALTTRTARHYGSSCATSRADESPAKAPDNPRCGGELAGLPALLRPAAGTKGGQRRLRRLLEAARYPTLTGFARDADLDPGTVTLQIRKLERDLDGQLLVRGGVKYAMQLTDLGKKVVAAAQPYADQLGDLHGPRHKPKTPASGLDQRGGG from the coding sequence TTGGCTGAACCCTCTTACCCACGGGGCGAACCGAGGGCTTCGCCGCCTTCACCTGCAGAACTGCTCGACCGCACCTGGCTTCACGAGCAGTACGTCGAGCAGAACCGGTCCTTCAAGGACATCGGCAAAGAGCCGGGCGTCACGGCGGCCACCGTGTCGCGCTGGGCCAAGCACCACAACATCCCCCGGCAGAACAACCGGCACCTCAGCCGCCCCGACCTCGACGTCGAGACGATCCCTGCGCTCTTGCGCCCGGTGCTCGGCAACAACTACCAGCTGCGCCGGCTCCATACGTTCCTCCAGGTCGCCGGATTCGGCTCCCAGTCCGAGGCGTGCGCGGCACGCGGTCTTCCCACGCAGAGCGTCACCAACCATCTGCTGCGTCTGGAGGAGGAGATCGGCGGCCCGCTACTGGTGCGGCCCACGAAGAACCGGCCGATGGAGCCCACCGAGCTCGGCCACAAGGTCCTTGCCGCCGCCCTGCCCCTGGCCCTGACAACTCGGACTGCCCGCCATTACGGCTCAAGCTGCGCAACCTCCCGTGCAGACGAATCGCCGGCGAAGGCCCCGGACAACCCCCGCTGCGGCGGCGAGCTGGCTGGCCTCCCTGCTTTGCTGCGGCCGGCGGCAGGAACCAAGGGCGGACAGCGGCGTCTGCGCCGCCTCCTCGAAGCCGCCCGCTACCCCACACTGACGGGGTTCGCCCGCGACGCGGACCTTGATCCGGGCACGGTGACCCTGCAGATCCGCAAGCTGGAACGGGACCTGGACGGCCAGCTCCTGGTCCGCGGCGGAGTCAAATATGCGATGCAACTCACCGACCTGGGCAAGAAGGTCGTGGCCGCCGCGCAGCCGTACGCCGACCAGCTCGGTGATCTCCACGGGCCGCGGCACAAGCCGAAGACCCCAGCGTCCGGGCTCGATCAAAGAGGTGGCGGATGA
- a CDS encoding bifunctional metallophosphatase/5'-nucleotidase — protein MATRTLQRIIATTDVHSALDTATTGMLAHLHSLKATSLIADCGDFFEGTGYYHLGKGQLEREVLRDLYDVLAPDNHGWLHYFEPALHAMTVCANTVHEADGSPLFNRLRIVRIKGRRVAVTAVIGPQAFNSIPAHQRAGHRVTDPARALRELMLEHHHRTDAWIVLSHSGFTEDLKLAAACPFTDVIFAGHCHSDIYGPINVGDTLVLKGAELGAGYATAEAIPGGWGARTTRFPRTNHMPEHLAVLAEKIAFTGRTLSAVLGTVNEPYRGTLLDRGLLLREITQRLNTGLGADAVLLNETVLRPIQLGDRLTLADLLAIEPFDNQLVHAHLPDRHRGHLDGLLAKLTEQAGPLVLAPRPLPDSTKTVLTTDYLANTFLGGRTHQAGLRLGQAVRRVIATPLPQTPQEAER, from the coding sequence ATGGCCACCCGGACACTGCAGCGGATCATCGCGACGACCGACGTCCACTCCGCCCTCGACACCGCCACCACCGGCATGCTCGCCCACCTGCACTCCCTCAAGGCCACCTCGCTCATCGCGGACTGCGGCGACTTCTTCGAGGGCACCGGCTACTACCACCTCGGCAAGGGCCAGCTGGAGCGCGAGGTCCTGCGCGACCTGTACGACGTCCTCGCCCCGGACAACCACGGCTGGCTCCACTACTTCGAGCCCGCGCTGCACGCGATGACCGTGTGCGCGAACACCGTGCACGAAGCCGACGGCAGCCCGCTGTTCAACAGGCTCCGCATCGTGCGCATCAAGGGTCGCCGGGTCGCCGTCACCGCCGTTATCGGCCCCCAGGCGTTCAACAGCATCCCCGCCCACCAGCGGGCCGGCCACCGGGTCACCGACCCGGCCCGCGCGCTGCGCGAGCTGATGCTCGAACACCACCACCGCACAGACGCCTGGATCGTGCTCTCACACTCCGGGTTCACCGAGGACCTGAAACTGGCCGCCGCCTGCCCGTTCACTGACGTCATCTTCGCCGGGCACTGCCACAGCGACATCTACGGCCCCATCAACGTCGGCGACACCCTCGTCCTCAAGGGCGCCGAGCTGGGCGCCGGATACGCGACGGCCGAGGCGATCCCCGGCGGCTGGGGCGCCCGCACCACGCGCTTCCCCCGCACCAACCACATGCCCGAGCACCTCGCCGTCCTGGCGGAGAAGATCGCCTTCACCGGCCGGACCCTCTCGGCGGTCCTCGGCACGGTCAACGAGCCCTACCGGGGCACCCTCCTGGACCGGGGCCTCCTCCTACGTGAGATCACCCAGCGGCTGAACACCGGACTCGGCGCGGATGCCGTCCTGCTCAACGAGACGGTCCTTCGCCCCATCCAGCTCGGCGACCGCCTCACCCTCGCCGACCTGCTGGCCATCGAGCCCTTCGACAACCAGCTCGTCCACGCCCACCTGCCCGACCGGCACCGCGGCCACCTCGACGGGCTGCTGGCTAAACTCACCGAACAAGCCGGGCCTTTGGTGCTCGCCCCAAGGCCGTTGCCGGACAGTACCAAGACGGTGCTGACCACCGACTACCTCGCCAACACCTTCTTGGGCGGCCGAACCCACCAGGCCGGGCTCCGTCTCGGCCAGGCCGTCCGCCGCGTCATCGCCACTCCACTGCCCCAGACCCCGCAGGAGGCTGAACGATGA